In one Novosphingopyxis iocasae genomic region, the following are encoded:
- a CDS encoding HPP family protein: protein MAIILSALATWLLLGSQSTALPWLVAPLGASAVLVFAVPASPLAQPWPVVGGNLISAAIGIGVGMYTGSAMLAPGFAVGVAIVVMTFTRCLHPPGGACALLCALGAAGGETWTWIYLLPIAANVLTLALVGMIYNNLTGHSWPHRAPLPVSNPTLVHAPHTRGDIEEVLAEWDEVLDVDVDDLDAFLREVNLHVVRREIGHR from the coding sequence TTGGCGATCATTCTCTCTGCGCTTGCGACATGGCTGTTGCTGGGGTCGCAGAGTACTGCCTTGCCGTGGCTCGTGGCTCCGCTGGGGGCCTCGGCAGTCCTCGTCTTTGCCGTTCCGGCCAGCCCCTTGGCTCAACCTTGGCCGGTAGTTGGCGGAAACCTTATTTCGGCTGCGATCGGTATCGGCGTCGGAATGTACACAGGCTCCGCGATGCTGGCTCCCGGTTTCGCGGTTGGCGTGGCGATCGTGGTGATGACCTTCACGCGCTGTCTGCATCCCCCGGGAGGTGCCTGCGCCCTCCTGTGCGCGCTCGGCGCGGCCGGGGGAGAAACCTGGACCTGGATCTACCTCTTGCCGATTGCCGCGAACGTGCTGACGCTTGCTCTTGTCGGAATGATCTACAACAACCTCACCGGCCATTCCTGGCCTCACCGCGCGCCGCTTCCCGTCAGCAATCCGACCTTGGTCCACGCTCCTCATACGCGCGGCGATATCGAGGAAGTGCTTGCCGAATGGGATGAGGTCCTCGATGTCGATGTCGACGATCTCGATGCATTCCTGAGAGAAGTAAACCTGCACGTAGTGCGGCGCGAGATCGGGCACCGCTGA